A stretch of the Planktothricoides raciborskii GIHE-MW2 genome encodes the following:
- a CDS encoding dynamin family protein has product MNKNLPEIFAAVENRVNHLGQSWQKFSQEISQYLPETYQPEIQEISTQLAKATEKLLNELHHPTLAIATTGTTSSGKSTLVNLLCGAEIAPVAVSEMSAGVVTIEYSLEKSLVIQQTPGATWECGEWQGISETEICQRLNRVMTSYLDRKQSDPQIACPISLIRYPFRLQSQLQLPPGTKVKIMDLPGLAYVGDEGNANLIRQCREALCLVTYNSAETDQQKINNLLQEVVEQVKELSGSPARMLFVLNRIDVFRVDNHWPESERGYC; this is encoded by the coding sequence ATGAATAAAAATCTCCCCGAAATCTTTGCAGCGGTTGAAAACCGAGTCAACCATTTAGGTCAGTCTTGGCAGAAATTTTCTCAAGAAATTTCTCAGTATTTACCAGAAACTTATCAGCCAGAAATTCAAGAAATTTCGACCCAGTTAGCAAAAGCAACAGAAAAGTTGTTAAATGAACTGCATCATCCCACCCTAGCGATCGCCACCACGGGCACCACTAGCAGTGGTAAAAGCACTCTGGTCAATTTACTTTGTGGGGCGGAAATTGCCCCAGTTGCGGTAAGTGAAATGAGTGCCGGAGTTGTCACAATAGAATATAGTCTAGAAAAATCCTTAGTCATTCAGCAAACACCGGGCGCTACTTGGGAATGTGGGGAATGGCAAGGGATTAGTGAAACAGAAATTTGTCAACGCTTAAATCGAGTAATGACAAGTTATCTCGATCGCAAACAAAGCGACCCTCAGATTGCTTGTCCAATTTCGCTAATTCGTTATCCTTTCCGGCTTCAGTCTCAGTTACAATTACCCCCAGGCACAAAGGTAAAAATCATGGATTTACCGGGTTTAGCTTATGTGGGGGATGAAGGAAATGCTAATTTAATTCGCCAATGTCGTGAAGCGTTATGTCTCGTGACATATAATAGCGCCGAAACCGACCAGCAAAAAATCAACAATTTATTACAAGAAGTTGTTGAACAAGTCAAAGAATTAAGCGGTTCGCCAGCGCGGATGCTATTTGTGTTAAATCGAATTGATGTGTTTCGGGTTGATAATCATTGGCCTGAATCAGAACGAGGATATTGCTGA
- a CDS encoding Uma2 family endonuclease, translating to MATMTVKDLEQVQATLREAGLDYQLELEKGQISVMGPSDIISSEVGVQLIRLLGNWIYPRRLGRVFDSAGGFILPDANLKAPDVSFVKAERLRRSVRYFGELVPDLVVEIKSQSDRIKPLEQKLLSFIELGAKVGMLIDPDEETLTIYRPTGEAVTLGNEDTLTIPELFPGWELPIVELWPPVFDEIENDD from the coding sequence ATGGCCACGATGACCGTCAAAGACTTAGAACAAGTTCAAGCAACCTTACGGGAAGCCGGATTAGATTATCAATTAGAACTGGAAAAAGGACAAATTTCTGTTATGGGGCCGTCAGATATTATATCGAGTGAAGTGGGCGTTCAATTAATTAGATTGCTAGGTAACTGGATTTATCCGCGTCGGTTGGGCCGCGTGTTTGACTCTGCGGGAGGTTTTATTCTGCCAGATGCTAATTTAAAAGCCCCGGATGTTTCTTTTGTCAAAGCGGAACGGTTGCGCCGTAGCGTGCGGTATTTTGGCGAATTAGTTCCTGATTTGGTGGTAGAAATTAAGTCCCAAAGCGACAGGATAAAACCCTTAGAACAAAAATTGCTTTCCTTTATAGAATTAGGGGCAAAGGTGGGGATGTTGATTGACCCGGATGAGGAAACATTAACTATTTATCGTCCGACGGGAGAAGCTGTTACATTGGGTAATGAAGACACATTAACCATCCCCGAATTATTCCCCGGTTGGGAGTTGCCCATTGTGGAACTTTGGCCGCCAGTTTTTGATGAGATCGAAAATGATGATTAA
- a CDS encoding RNA-binding protein → MTIYVGNLSYQATEEDLKTVFAEYGSVKRVVLPTDRDTGKMRGFAFVEMTDEAQEDVAIEELNEAEWMGRVLRVNKARPKENNRSGGGGRRGGGGRS, encoded by the coding sequence GTGACAATTTACGTTGGCAACCTGTCCTACCAGGCAACTGAAGAGGACTTGAAAACTGTTTTTGCCGAATACGGCTCAGTTAAGCGAGTGGTGCTTCCCACCGATCGCGACACAGGCAAGATGCGGGGCTTTGCTTTTGTAGAAATGACAGATGAAGCTCAAGAAGATGTAGCGATCGAAGAATTAAACGAAGCTGAGTGGATGGGGCGTGTCTTGCGAGTCAATAAAGCTCGTCCAAAAGAGAATAACCGATCGGGTGGTGGCGGTCGTCGCGGTGGGGGTGGCAGATCGTAA
- the mgsA gene encoding methylglyoxal synthase: MSATIALIAHDRKKDELVAFVKKYSAVFARYKLIATGTTGQRIQQGTGLEVERLLSGSMGGDIQIADRLVTGQLAAAIFLIDPLYAQPHEPDIQPLQRLAAVHNVPLAINLATAEAIASALAKSYVAHLIYNPIAGQGNAEEDLNLIQKILEPQLHLEVHLTTPEISAEELANRAIVAQPDIIIASGGDGTISAVAGQLINTNIPLGIIPRGTANAFAAALGIPTTITPIRSACEVILAGKTVVVDAAYCNDLPMILLAGIGFEAETVERASREAKNRWGPLAYIIAGFQQLNQQQLFETEIEIKEVVRTLKAAAVTIANAAPPSSIMAQGMGEVIATDGLLNVTIAAPENELKIVNTMVDLLGAALLGTPTNRLDIINLRTQKIKVRTNPSQKVVLDGEIIGTTPIEIQCIPNALTVLATPKKGGEIVPVE; this comes from the coding sequence ATGTCTGCGACGATTGCATTAATTGCCCATGACCGGAAAAAAGACGAATTAGTCGCTTTTGTGAAAAAATATTCAGCCGTCTTTGCTCGGTATAAATTGATCGCCACAGGAACCACCGGACAACGCATTCAACAAGGAACAGGGTTAGAAGTTGAGCGATTATTATCCGGGTCAATGGGAGGGGATATTCAAATCGCCGATCGCCTAGTCACAGGACAACTAGCCGCCGCGATCTTTTTAATCGATCCCCTCTACGCACAACCCCACGAACCAGATATTCAACCATTACAGCGGCTGGCAGCGGTTCATAATGTGCCATTGGCGATTAATTTAGCCACCGCAGAGGCGATCGCTTCCGCCTTAGCCAAATCTTATGTCGCCCACTTAATTTATAACCCGATTGCCGGTCAAGGCAATGCGGAAGAAGACTTAAATTTAATCCAAAAAATATTAGAACCGCAACTCCATTTAGAAGTTCACTTAACCACCCCAGAAATTAGCGCCGAAGAATTAGCTAACCGGGCGATCGTGGCTCAACCGGATATCATCATTGCCTCTGGAGGAGATGGCACAATTTCTGCGGTAGCAGGCCAATTAATTAACACCAACATCCCGTTAGGAATTATTCCCAGGGGAACCGCCAATGCCTTTGCCGCAGCCCTAGGAATTCCCACCACAATTACCCCGATTAGAAGTGCTTGTGAAGTTATTTTAGCCGGCAAAACTGTGGTCGTTGATGCCGCTTACTGCAACGATTTACCCATGATATTACTGGCCGGTATTGGCTTTGAAGCAGAAACCGTTGAACGGGCTTCGCGGGAAGCCAAAAACCGCTGGGGGCCATTGGCTTATATTATCGCTGGTTTTCAACAGTTAAATCAGCAACAACTCTTTGAAACAGAAATAGAAATCAAAGAGGTAGTTAGAACCCTTAAAGCAGCGGCAGTCACCATTGCCAATGCAGCGCCCCCCAGTTCAATTATGGCACAAGGCATGGGCGAAGTAATAGCAACTGATGGCTTATTAAATGTCACCATTGCCGCCCCAGAAAATGAACTAAAAATTGTCAACACAATGGTGGATCTGTTGGGCGCTGCCTTACTGGGAACTCCCACAAATCGCCTAGATATTATTAACTTGCGAACTCAAAAAATTAAAGTGCGGACAAACCCCTCGCAAAAAGTTGTGCTAGATGGGGAAATTATTGGCACCACTCCCATAGAAATCCAATGTATTCCTAATGCATTAACTGTATTGGCCACCCCCAAGAAAGGGGGAGAAATCGTTCCGGTAGAGTAA
- a CDS encoding carotenoid oxygenase family protein yields MVSTLVNPYLDGNFAPIHQEITAENLKVIGELPADLSGMFVRNGPNPQFPAIGQYHWFDGDGMLHGVRIHNGKASYRNRYVRTQGYQIEHQAGKAIWSGLLEPPQMDNPYGPVKNVANTALVWHSGQLLALWEAGAPHAIRLPDLDTIGAYNYNGKLASAFTAHPKVDPVTGEMMFFGYSLAQPPYLKYSVVSAAGELLQTVPIELPTPVMMHDFAITENYTIFMDLPLTFRPERMQKGQPFLMFERDLPSRFGIVPRHGDNDNIRWFESYSCFLFHILNAYEAGDEVILIACRMSAMNIVPIPEANSDPDAGIPRLYQWRFNLKTGNVSEQMLDDVASEFPRMNETLVGRKNRYGYTGKMANNPMPLFEGLIKYDLEKGQSETHHFGAGRYGGEAVFAPRPGATVEDDGWLITFVHDENEQQSELVVFDAQNLTDAPVARVMIPQRVPYGFHAIWVAE; encoded by the coding sequence ATGGTCTCAACTTTAGTCAATCCTTATCTGGACGGCAATTTTGCCCCAATTCACCAAGAAATTACGGCAGAAAACCTCAAAGTCATTGGTGAACTGCCTGCGGATCTTTCTGGGATGTTTGTTCGCAATGGCCCAAATCCTCAATTTCCGGCGATCGGGCAATATCACTGGTTTGATGGCGATGGAATGTTACATGGGGTGAGAATTCACAACGGCAAAGCCTCCTATCGTAACCGCTATGTCCGCACCCAAGGATATCAAATCGAACATCAAGCCGGAAAAGCCATCTGGTCAGGACTTTTAGAACCACCGCAAATGGATAATCCCTATGGCCCGGTGAAAAATGTCGCCAACACCGCCTTAGTCTGGCATTCCGGGCAACTGCTGGCCCTTTGGGAAGCTGGAGCCCCCCACGCCATTCGGCTACCAGACTTAGACACCATCGGCGCATATAATTACAATGGCAAATTAGCATCGGCCTTTACCGCCCATCCGAAAGTAGACCCCGTGACGGGGGAAATGATGTTTTTTGGGTATTCATTAGCCCAACCACCCTACTTAAAATATAGTGTGGTTTCTGCCGCTGGCGAACTGTTACAGACTGTCCCCATTGAGTTGCCAACCCCAGTAATGATGCACGATTTTGCTATTACTGAAAATTACACTATCTTTATGGACTTGCCCCTGACTTTTCGCCCCGAACGGATGCAAAAAGGGCAACCTTTTTTAATGTTTGAACGGGATTTACCCAGTCGTTTTGGCATCGTTCCCCGTCATGGCGATAACGATAATATTCGCTGGTTTGAAAGTTATAGTTGCTTCCTGTTTCATATTCTCAACGCTTACGAGGCAGGAGATGAAGTAATCTTGATCGCCTGTCGCATGAGTGCGATGAATATTGTGCCAATTCCAGAGGCAAATAGTGACCCGGATGCGGGGATTCCTCGTTTATATCAGTGGCGATTTAATCTCAAAACCGGCAATGTTAGCGAACAAATGCTTGATGATGTGGCTTCAGAGTTTCCTCGGATGAATGAAACCTTAGTAGGACGTAAAAACCGATATGGTTACACCGGAAAAATGGCCAATAATCCCATGCCTTTGTTTGAAGGTTTGATTAAGTATGACCTAGAAAAAGGTCAGTCAGAAACTCATCACTTTGGGGCTGGTCGTTATGGGGGAGAAGCAGTATTTGCCCCTCGTCCCGGTGCGACGGTTGAAGATGATGGTTGGTTAATCACTTTTGTCCATGACGAGAATGAGCAGCAATCAGAATTGGTGGTTTTTGATGCTCAAAATTTGACCGATGCACCTGTGGCCAGGGTGATGATTCCCCAGCGAGTTCCTTATGGATTCCATGCCATTTGGGTGGCGGAATAA
- a CDS encoding ABC transporter ATP-binding protein/permease, with the protein MKTLKIDFSACRRFWAVAKPYWWDSQERWKAIGLLLLLIFLLMLQAKMNVLQNAQRGEFTSALAEKNAGRFWQSVLTYLVACMIFVILQTFGHYLEDKIRWFWRGWLTNLYLQKYMNNRNFYWLGDWRAKIDNPDQRISQDIENFCYMSLVLFMHFSSSLVNLIAFGVVLWSMSHNLVILLIVYAGVGMLIATVGFGRILIPLKTEQLKREANFRFGLVRIRENAEAIAFYEGDNRELNNVKQIFKAVLSNYNKIILWERNLEFFSSGYQVITWILPAVILGPRILAGETEVGILIEAGGAFITVFNSLIVIIREFEKTTQFVAGIERLESLEKVLEEPKVSPSDGNPAIDTIEDASLSLEHLTLQTPNYQRTLVKDVSVEMQPGERLLIVGVSGCGKSSILRAIAGLWNSGTGAIHRPKLGEILFLPQRPYMILGSLRDQLLYPSTNLNISEEEIYQVLKQVNLPELAERFGGLDAIEDWDHVLSMGEQQRVAFARLLLTHPRYAILDEATSALDVKNEQSLYNHLQKLSTIYLSVGHRPTLLQYHHKVLEVHNDETWRVISAQDYNFMSMN; encoded by the coding sequence ATGAAGACGTTAAAAATTGACTTTAGTGCTTGCAGGCGTTTTTGGGCGGTAGCCAAACCATACTGGTGGGATTCTCAAGAAAGATGGAAAGCCATTGGGTTACTGTTATTGTTGATATTTTTATTAATGCTCCAAGCCAAGATGAATGTTCTCCAAAATGCCCAAAGAGGAGAGTTCACATCAGCCCTGGCTGAAAAAAATGCAGGCAGATTTTGGCAATCTGTCCTGACATATCTCGTGGCTTGTATGATTTTTGTGATTCTGCAAACTTTTGGTCACTATTTAGAAGATAAGATTCGCTGGTTTTGGCGCGGTTGGCTGACGAATTTATATCTTCAGAAATACATGAATAATCGCAACTTTTATTGGTTAGGAGATTGGAGGGCAAAAATTGATAATCCCGATCAGCGAATTTCTCAAGATATTGAAAATTTTTGCTATATGTCTCTGGTTTTGTTTATGCACTTTAGCTCATCTTTGGTTAATCTTATTGCTTTTGGGGTCGTTCTCTGGTCAATGTCTCACAATCTGGTGATTTTACTGATCGTTTATGCGGGTGTGGGAATGCTGATCGCGACGGTGGGATTTGGCCGGATTTTAATTCCCCTAAAAACCGAGCAACTCAAACGAGAAGCTAATTTCAGATTTGGCTTGGTACGCATTCGGGAAAATGCTGAGGCGATCGCCTTTTATGAAGGAGATAATCGGGAGTTAAATAATGTTAAGCAGATATTTAAGGCGGTTTTAAGTAATTACAACAAAATTATCCTCTGGGAGAGAAACTTAGAATTTTTTAGCAGTGGCTATCAGGTAATTACTTGGATATTACCGGCGGTAATTCTCGGTCCGAGGATCTTAGCTGGTGAAACGGAGGTAGGAATTTTGATCGAAGCAGGAGGGGCTTTTATCACTGTATTTAACTCTCTCATTGTGATTATCAGAGAGTTTGAAAAAACGACTCAGTTTGTGGCAGGAATTGAGCGTTTAGAAAGCTTGGAAAAAGTCCTAGAAGAACCAAAAGTATCGCCCAGTGATGGCAATCCAGCGATTGATACGATTGAAGATGCCAGTTTAAGTCTAGAACATCTGACTTTGCAAACTCCCAACTATCAACGGACTTTAGTTAAGGATGTATCTGTAGAGATGCAACCGGGAGAAAGATTGCTCATTGTCGGGGTAAGTGGTTGCGGTAAGAGTTCGATTTTACGAGCGATCGCCGGTTTGTGGAACTCTGGAACTGGGGCAATTCACCGACCGAAATTAGGGGAGATTCTTTTCTTACCCCAACGTCCTTATATGATTTTAGGTTCTCTGCGCGATCAACTGCTTTATCCCAGCACAAACCTGAATATTTCCGAGGAAGAAATATATCAGGTATTAAAACAAGTTAACTTGCCAGAGTTAGCGGAAAGGTTCGGTGGTTTAGATGCGATCGAAGACTGGGATCATGTGTTGTCAATGGGAGAACAACAGCGGGTGGCTTTTGCTCGTTTGTTGCTGACACATCCTCGTTATGCCATTTTAGACGAAGCTACGAGTGCGCTAGATGTGAAGAATGAGCAAAGTCTTTATAACCATTTGCAAAAGCTATCTACGATTTATCTTAGTGTGGGTCACCGTCCGACTTTGTTGCAATATCACCACAAAGTTTTGGAAGTCCATAATGATGAAACATGGCGCGTGATTTCTGCCCAAGATTACAATTTTATGTCAATGAATTAG
- a CDS encoding WD40 repeat domain-containing protein, giving the protein MGRGWNCERYLDGICLRTLSGHIVYSVSFSPNGDKIVSGSRDGTVKLWR; this is encoded by the coding sequence ATGGGGAGGGGATGGAACTGTGAAAGGTATCTAGATGGTATTTGTTTAAGAACCTTATCCGGTCATATTGTTTACTCGGTAAGTTTTAGTCCCAACGGTGACAAAATTGTCTCTGGAAGTCGGGACGGCACCGTAAAATTATGGCGCTGA
- a CDS encoding shikimate kinase codes for MSNVVKGLNIYLIGMMGAGKSTVGRLIANQLDYHFFDTDGLISQVAGQSINEIFATAGEEGFRDLETQVISELCAYKNLVVATGGGLIIRQKNWSYLQHGVVVWLDVPVEQLYARLQEDTTRPLLRDPDPLGKLKRLLSDRLNMYAQADLHIQVDSHETADELAARILQEIPQAFKSENQNGKLS; via the coding sequence ATGAGTAACGTAGTCAAAGGACTGAATATCTATCTCATTGGCATGATGGGTGCGGGAAAAAGTACCGTAGGACGGCTGATCGCCAATCAGCTAGACTATCACTTTTTTGATACTGATGGCTTAATTTCTCAAGTAGCCGGACAATCAATTAATGAAATTTTTGCCACCGCTGGGGAAGAGGGTTTTCGGGATTTAGAAACTCAGGTAATTAGCGAACTTTGTGCCTATAAAAATTTGGTGGTAGCTACGGGGGGCGGTCTGATTATCCGACAAAAAAACTGGAGCTATCTACAACATGGGGTGGTGGTATGGTTGGATGTACCTGTGGAGCAACTTTATGCCCGTCTTCAAGAAGATACAACGCGACCTTTGTTAAGAGATCCTGACCCATTGGGCAAATTAAAGCGTCTTTTAAGCGATCGCCTCAATATGTATGCTCAAGCGGATCTCCACATCCAAGTGGACAGCCATGAAACTGCCGATGAATTAGCCGCCCGAATCTTACAAGAAATTCCCCAAGCTTTCAAGTCTGAAAACCAGAATGGAAAATTATCATAA
- the argB gene encoding acetylglutamate kinase: MMTDTMNENQSLKNLPDSVRVKVLSEALPYIQKFSGRTVVVKYGGAAMKDSTLKDQVMRDLVFLSCVGVRPVLVHGGGPEINSWLAKLNIEPQFKDGLRVTDAATMDVVEMVLVGRVNKEIVSLINQAGGKAVGICGKDGNLIKARPEGRKGIGFVGEVNSVDIKILDCLVNNGYIPVVSSVAADESGQAYNINADTVAGEIAAALNAEKLILMTDTVGILEDYHDPSTLLDKLDINKARTLIQDGIVSGGMIPKVNCCVRSLAQGVRAGHIIDGRIPHSLLLEIFTDKGIGSMIVASEYIR, from the coding sequence ATGATGACTGATACGATGAATGAAAATCAATCCCTGAAAAACTTGCCGGATAGCGTGCGCGTGAAAGTGCTCAGTGAAGCACTGCCTTACATTCAAAAGTTTTCCGGTCGGACGGTGGTGGTAAAATATGGCGGCGCGGCCATGAAAGATAGCACTCTCAAAGATCAAGTCATGCGGGACTTGGTATTTCTCTCCTGTGTGGGAGTGCGTCCGGTACTCGTTCATGGGGGCGGCCCAGAAATTAATTCTTGGCTGGCCAAATTAAATATTGAACCGCAGTTTAAAGATGGTTTACGAGTAACTGATGCGGCCACAATGGATGTGGTAGAAATGGTGCTCGTGGGCAGAGTTAATAAAGAAATTGTGTCATTAATTAATCAAGCTGGGGGCAAAGCCGTCGGTATTTGTGGCAAAGATGGCAATTTGATTAAAGCACGGCCAGAAGGTCGTAAAGGAATTGGTTTTGTGGGGGAAGTCAATTCGGTGGATATCAAAATTTTAGATTGCTTGGTGAATAACGGTTATATCCCCGTGGTTTCCAGTGTCGCTGCTGATGAAAGTGGCCAAGCATATAATATTAATGCGGATACGGTGGCCGGAGAAATTGCCGCCGCTTTAAATGCCGAAAAATTGATTTTAATGACCGATACGGTGGGGATTTTGGAGGATTACCACGATCCTTCTACTTTACTGGATAAATTAGATATTAATAAAGCCCGCACTTTAATTCAAGATGGGATAGTTTCTGGGGGGATGATTCCCAAGGTGAATTGCTGCGTGCGATCGCTGGCCCAAGGGGTTCGTGCTGGTCATATTATTGATGGTCGGATTCCCCATTCTCTCCTCTTAGAAATTTTCACCGATAAGGGCATTGGTTCGATGATTGTGGCTTCAGAATATATTCGTTAA
- a CDS encoding tetratricopeptide repeat protein, whose protein sequence is MFNKTGNRHRALEDSTPKGPLPPLEDADYLLLFNQILEGLRLGWERQDVVKYLEALGDRGNFALWAAWLQRFGETKLKKNTQNMDLGRRLVKLGQFNCGEFSTVAYHLGSQLLSQRVTTSPSSSQPGAATSPVSKEKETTGTEAGQGSWTSTPTDEEAGVDRSEAETSENLTSENLTPENLEVVKTLFEEGNQKFQAGDFAGAIAAYQQSLKLKPDFIEAWSNLGAVLFNLQEYEDALIIFNTAIDLSPDNPNLWFNRGFTFTLLKRPQEANDSYEKCLQIKPDFMNAWQNRGVVLCQLERYDEAIYSHEQALKLKPDFAEAWSNRGNALLHLGRYAEAIASYDQAIAHQPHYPDAWFNRGMCFMNDKNYPEAIASLDRVIEQQPNYHPAWVVRGLALMNCQQPQEAIGSFDQALALQPNDADVLGYRQEALQQLESERE, encoded by the coding sequence TTGTTTAACAAGACAGGAAACCGACATCGGGCTTTGGAGGACTCTACACCCAAGGGTCCACTTCCTCCTCTGGAGGATGCGGATTATCTTTTATTGTTTAATCAGATTCTTGAAGGGTTGCGTTTGGGTTGGGAACGACAGGATGTGGTCAAATACCTGGAAGCGTTGGGCGATCGCGGCAATTTTGCTTTATGGGCGGCTTGGTTACAGCGGTTTGGCGAGACTAAGCTGAAGAAAAATACTCAGAATATGGATTTAGGCAGACGACTGGTGAAGCTGGGACAGTTCAATTGTGGGGAATTCAGTACCGTAGCTTATCACCTCGGCAGTCAGTTGTTATCTCAACGGGTGACAACTTCGCCATCTTCATCTCAACCAGGGGCAGCAACTTCTCCGGTTTCAAAGGAAAAGGAAACCACAGGGACAGAAGCGGGTCAAGGGTCGTGGACTTCTACACCGACGGACGAGGAAGCAGGAGTGGATCGTTCGGAAGCCGAAACATCAGAAAATCTGACATCAGAAAATCTGACACCAGAGAATCTGGAAGTGGTCAAGACTTTGTTTGAGGAGGGCAACCAGAAATTTCAGGCCGGGGATTTTGCCGGGGCGATCGCCGCTTATCAGCAGTCGTTGAAGCTAAAGCCAGATTTTATTGAAGCTTGGAGTAATTTAGGGGCGGTACTGTTTAATTTACAAGAATATGAAGATGCGTTGATTATCTTTAATACGGCGATCGATTTGAGTCCTGATAACCCGAATTTATGGTTCAATCGGGGATTTACCTTTACTTTACTGAAGCGTCCCCAAGAAGCGAATGATTCTTATGAGAAATGCTTGCAAATCAAGCCCGATTTTATGAATGCGTGGCAAAATCGCGGGGTTGTTCTTTGCCAATTAGAACGATATGATGAGGCGATTTATTCTCACGAACAAGCGCTAAAGTTAAAGCCAGATTTTGCCGAAGCTTGGAGTAATCGAGGTAATGCTTTATTGCATTTGGGCAGATATGCGGAGGCGATCGCTTCTTACGATCAAGCTATTGCCCATCAACCGCATTATCCCGATGCTTGGTTTAACCGAGGTATGTGTTTTATGAATGACAAAAATTACCCAGAGGCGATCGCTTCTTTGGATCGAGTGATTGAGCAACAACCGAATTATCATCCGGCTTGGGTGGTGCGTGGTTTGGCCTTGATGAACTGTCAGCAACCCCAAGAGGCGATCGGCTCTTTCGATCAAGCCTTGGCCTTGCAACCCAATGATGCAGATGTGCTCGGTTATCGTCAAGAAGCATTGCAACAATTAGAATCAGAAAGAGAATAA
- a CDS encoding Hsp20/alpha crystallin family protein, which produces MRLAPYSPFREIETMQRQINRLFDNLVGFTEDGYNTSFIPAAEIEETEQALHLKLEVPGLEPKDLNVEVTADAVSISGERKSETRTEEQGMVRSEFRYGKFQRLIPLPTRIQNNNVQAEYKDGILHLTLPKTEEEKNKVVKVTIQ; this is translated from the coding sequence ATGAGACTCGCTCCTTATTCTCCCTTCCGTGAAATTGAAACCATGCAACGGCAAATAAACCGTTTGTTTGACAACCTAGTCGGTTTCACTGAAGATGGGTACAATACATCCTTTATTCCTGCCGCCGAAATTGAAGAAACCGAGCAAGCTTTGCATCTCAAACTGGAAGTTCCCGGACTAGAACCGAAGGATCTAAATGTAGAAGTTACCGCTGATGCCGTCAGCATTAGCGGCGAACGGAAATCCGAAACCCGTACAGAAGAACAAGGGATGGTTCGCAGTGAATTCCGCTATGGCAAATTCCAACGATTGATTCCGTTACCTACCCGAATTCAAAATAACAATGTTCAAGCGGAATATAAAGATGGAATTCTGCATCTGACCTTACCAAAAACTGAAGAAGAAAAGAACAAAGTAGTTAAGGTGACTATCCAATAA
- a CDS encoding group 1 truncated hemoglobin, whose product MDLSDLDRTLKKLTRAIALSKLQTITEFEAKKMTTLFDKLGGKAAVDLAVDKFYERVLNDDRIKHFFANTDMAKQRSHQKAFLTYAFGGSARYDGRYMREAHKALVEEEGLSSEHFDAVAEDLMETLKEMGVSDELLAEVAAIAAAPQHKKDVLNQ is encoded by the coding sequence TTGGATCTATCGGATCTCGATCGCACCTTGAAAAAACTTACTAGAGCGATCGCCCTCTCAAAATTGCAAACCATAACTGAATTTGAAGCGAAAAAAATGACTACTTTATTTGATAAACTAGGTGGCAAAGCTGCCGTTGACCTCGCTGTAGATAAGTTTTATGAACGGGTTTTAAACGACGATCGCATTAAGCATTTCTTTGCCAATACAGATATGGCGAAACAGCGATCGCACCAGAAGGCATTTCTCACCTATGCTTTCGGTGGCAGCGCTCGATATGATGGGCGCTATATGCGAGAAGCCCATAAAGCTTTAGTAGAAGAAGAAGGTTTAAGTAGCGAACATTTTGATGCGGTGGCAGAAGACCTGATGGAAACCCTCAAAGAAATGGGGGTTTCTGATGAATTATTAGCAGAAGTTGCGGCGATCGCGGCTGCCCCACAACACAAAAAAGATGTCTTAAATCAGTAG